AGCCGAACCAGCCGAAGAAGAGGATGAAGGCGCCCAGCACCACGTAGACGGTGTTGTGGCCGGGGATGACGTTGGGGGTCCCGTCCGGGTTGAACTTGCCGGTGCGCGGGCCCACCATGGCCGCGCCGGCCAGCGCCACCAGCCCGCCCACGGCGTGCACGACCCCGGAGCCGGCGAAGTCCTTCGCCCCGGCCCCCCACGGCAGCGCAGCCAGCCACCCGCCGCTCCAGACCCAGTGGCCGTAGACCGGGTAGATCAGCGCACCGATCAGGAAGCTGTACGCCAGGTAGGCGGTGATGCGCATCCGCTCGGCCACGGCCCCGGCCACGATGGTGGCCGCCGTGGCGGCGAAGACCATCTGGAAGAACCACAGCATCGCCGTCGTCACGTCGTACCCCTGTCCGGTGAGGAAGAACCCGGAGAGGCCGACCAGGCGGTTCCCCAGGTCGAGGCCGGGGGCCAGCTTGGAGCCGCCGAACATGAGGGCGAAGCCGAAGGCCCAGAAGGAGAGCGCAGCCATGCAAAAGTCCATGTAGCTCTTCGTCAGGTAGTTCACCGTGTTCTTGGACCGGATGAGGCCGGCGCCGAGCAGCGCGAAGCCCGCCTGCATGAAGAAGACCAGGAAGGCGGCCACCAGCGTCCAGGTGAAGTTCACCGCCGCCTGCGGGTCCCGCTTGATCGTGGCCGTTCCCGCCGGGTCGGCCGCCAGCACGCCGCCGGCCAGCAGCAGCACCACCGTCACCGCCAGCGCGGCGGCCACTGTCCACTGCCACGTCCTTGCCATCGTCCCCCCTCCTCCGGGCGGCCGCCTTCGGTCGGGTATGCAAAGGCCGTGCCGCCCCATCTGGCGAGGCGTCACGGCCCCGTCCTCCTGCACCTCTTGCGGGCTTCGCCACCGGCAGGCTCGCCGGGCTGCTGGTCCGGCCCCGCCCGGCCAGACTTCAGCCGTGTGGCGGCCTGGTTGCCATGCCCCGGCGCCAACGCGCCGGGGGCATCAGGGTGCAGCCACCTGTCCCTCCAACAGCGGCGCCGGCGCGGCCATGGAGGTCCCGGCCGACCGCGCCGCGGCCACCCCGCGCGGCCGCACCACCCGCAGGATCCGGCACCAGCGCGGCCAGCCCGCCAGGAGAGCCGCGGCCCGTGTGCTCCCGGTGCGCACCCGGTGCAGGTAGAGCAGCCAGCGCACCGCCCGCAGGTCATCGACGGCCGGCTCGGCCACGACCACGTCCGGGTGGCAGTGCCGGGCGAGGGTGCCCGTCTCGTCCAGCACCACCGCCCACCCGCCGGTCATGCCGGCGCCGAAGTTGCGCCCCACGCGCCCCAGCACCACCACCAGCCCGCCGGTCATGTACTCGCAGCCGTGGTCCCCCACGCCCTCCACCACCGCCACGGCGCCGCTGTTGCGCACGGCGAAGCGCTCCCCGGCCCGTCCGGCGGCGAAGAGCCGGCCGCCGGTGGCCCCGTAGAGCACGGTGTTGCCGGCGATGACGTGGGTGTGGCTCGCCCCCCGCAGCCGGCGCGGCGGGCGCAGGACAATCTCCCCGCCGCACATCCCCTTGCCGACGTAGTCGTTGGCCTCGCCCTCCAGCACCAGCTGCAGCCCGCCCACACAGAAGGCGCCGAAGCTCTGCCCAGCGCTGCCGCGGAAGGTGAGCCGCACCTGCCCCTCGGGCAGCGCGTGCTCGCCCAGCTCCCAGGCGATGCGGCCGGCCAGCCGCGCGCCCACCGTGCGGTCGGTGTTGGCGATGGGGTAGGCGGCGCGCACCGTCTCGCCGCGCTGCACCCGCGGCCAGACCCGGGCGAGGAGGCGGTCGTCCAGGCCCGCAGGCTCGGCGCGCACATTGCGCGGCTGGACGCACCGGCGCGGGCCCGGTGCCGCCGGCGGGGTGAGGAGCTCGCGCAGGTCCACCCGCGCCGCCCGCGGGTGGTCCCGAGGCGCCGGGCGCAGCCACTCCACGCGCCCGATGACCTCGTCCAGGGTGCGGGCGCCGAGCGCGGCCAGGTGGCCGCGCACCTCCTCGGCCACGCCCAGCAGGTAGGCCGCCACGCGCTCCGGCGTGCCGGTGAACTTGCGGCGCAGGTCCTCGCGCTGCGTGGCCACGCCCACCGGGCAGGTGTTCAGGTGGCACTCCCGCGTCATCACGCACCCCAGCGCCACCACTACCGACGAGCCGAAGGCGAACTCGTCCGCCCCCAGCAACGCCGCGATGACCACGTCGCGCCCGGTCTTGAGCCCGCCGTCCACGCGCAGCCGCACCCGGCCGCGCAGGCCGTTCTCCACCAGCAGCCGTTGCGTCTCGGCCAGGCCCAGCTCCCACGGCACCCCGGCGTGCTTGATGGAGTCGAGCGGCGAGGCCCCGGTGCCGCCGTCGTGCCCGCTGATGTGTACCGTGTCGGCGAACCCCTTGGCCACCCCGGCGGCCACCGTGCCCACGCCGGCCTCGGCGACGAGCTTCACCGCCACGCGCGCCTCCGGGTGGAGGCGCTTCAGGTCGTAGATCAGCTGCGCCAGGTCCTCGATGCTGTAGATGTCATGGTGCGGCGGTGGGGAGATGAGCGTGATCCCCGGCTGCGCCCGCCGGATCGCCGCGATCTCGGCGGAGACCTTGTGGCCGGGGAGCTGGCCCCCCTCGCCAGGCTTGCTCCCCTGGGCCATCTTGATCTCCAGCTCCGCTGCCGACATGACATAGGCCGGCGTCACGCCGAAGCGGGCCGAGGCGATCTGCTTGACCGTGCTGTTGGCGCTCTCCCCGTCCGGTCGGGGGCGGTAGCGCGCCGGGTCCTCGCCCCCTTCCCCGCTGTTGCAGCGGGCGCCGATGCGGTTGGCGGCGATGGCGATGGCCTCGTGCGCCTCGCGCGAGAGCGCCCCGTGGGACATGGCCGCGGTGACGAAGCGGCGCACGATGGCCTCCGCCGGCTCCACCTCCTCCAGCGGCACCGGCGGCCGCTCGACGAAGGCCAGCAGGTCGCGCAGGGCCGCGGGCGGCCGACCGTCCACCAGGCGGGAGAAGGCCGCAAACGCCGCGCGGTCGCCGGTGCGCGCGGCCTGGTGGAGGCGCTTCACCACGTAGGGGTTGAAGGCGTGGTACTCGCCGGTGCGGCGGAACCGGACGAGGCCCACGTCCTCCAGCGCCTCGCCGCCGGGGGCGAAGGCCTGCGCGTGGCGCGCGACGGTCTCCGCCGCCAGGTCGTCGAGTCCCAGCCCCCCGAGCCGCGCCGGGGTGCCGGGGAAGTAGCGCTCCACCAGCGCCGGGTCGACCCCCACCGCCTCGAAGACCTGGGCCCCCTGGTAGCCGAGCATGGTGCTGATCCCCATCTTGGCCATGATCTTCAGCAGCCCGGCCTCCACGGCACGCCGGTATGCGGCCGCGCCGTCGGGCACCGACGCCACCGTGGCGAAGGCCAGGTACGGGCAGACCGCCTGCGTCCCGTACCCCAGCAGCGCGGCGATCTGGTGGATGTCCCGCGCCTCGCCCGTCTCCGCCACCAGGCTGGTGCGCATGCGCAGCCCCGCGTCCACCAGGCGGTGGTGCACCGCAGCGACCGCCAGCAGCATGGGGATGGGGACGCGTTCCGCGTCCACGGCGGCGTCGCTCACCACCAGGATCCCGGCCCCGGCGGTCACCGCCCGCACCGCCGCCGCACACAGGTCGTCGAGGGCGGCCCCCAGCGGCTGCGCGGCCGGGCGGAAGCAGGCCTCCAGGCTGGCCACGCCGCAGGGAGCTTCCCGCCGCAGCCAGGCCAGCTGCGCCGGCTCCAGGAGCGGCGAGTCGAGGGCCATGAGGCCCTCGCGCGGCCCGTCTCCCAGCCACCCGCCGCGCGGGCCGAGCAGGGTCGCCAGCGCCATCACGGAGCGCTCGCGCAGCGGGTCGATGGGCGGGTTGGTCACCTGGGCGAAGCGCTGGCGGAAGTAGGCGTACAGCAGGCGCGGCCGCTGGGCCAGAACAGCCGGCGGCGTGTCGTCCCCCATGGAGAAGACCGGGTCCTTCCCCTCGGTGGCCATAGGGCGCAGGACCCACTCGACGTCCTCCACCGTGTAGCCGAAGAGCCGCTGCAGGCGCCGCAGCCGCTGGGACGGCGCGGGAGCGGGGCCGCAGGCCCTCGGCTCGGGCAGCCGGCCCAGCGGGGCGATCCAGCGGAGGTAGGGGTGCTCGCGCGCCAGCGCCCCCTTCACCGCGTCATCGTGCAGGACCCGGCCGCGCGCCGTGTCCACCGCCAGCACCTGGCCGGGCCCGAGGCGGCCCTTCTCGAGGACCCGCTCCGGCTCCACCTCCAGGACGCCGGCCTCCGAGGCCAGCACCACCAGGCCGTCCGCGGTCACCGTGTAGCGCGCCGGGCGCAGGCCGTTGCGGTCGAGCGCGCCGGCCACGAGCGCGCCGTCCGAGACCGCCAGCGCCGCCGGCCCGTCCCAGGGCTCGGTCAGGCAGGCGTGGTAGGCGTAGAAGGCGCGCAGGTGGGGGTCGAGGTCCTCCACCAGCTCCCAGGCCTGCGGGACGAGCATGGCCAGCGCGCGCAGCAGCCCCAGGCCCGAGAGGACGAGCAGCTCGAGCACGCCGTCCAGGTGGGCGCTGTCGCTGGCGCCGTCGGTGAGCAGCGGCACCAGGTCGGCCCAGCGCTCCCGCCACGGCGGCGCGGTGCGCAGCGTGGCCTCGCGGGCGCGGGTCCACAGCACGTTGCCCTGCAGCGTGTTGATCTCGCCGTTGTGCGCCAGGTAGCGGAAGGGCTGCGCCAGCCGCCAGGAGGGGAAGGTGTTGGTGCTGTAGCGCTGGTGGAAGACCGCCAGCGCGGTCTCGTAGCACGGGTCGGTCAGGTCGGGGTAGAAGCGCGGGAGCTGCGGCGAGACGAAGAGCCCCTTGTAGACGAGCGTGCGGTGGGAGAGGGAGACGACGTAGCCATCCACCCCGGCCTCCCGCCAGCGCCGCTCGATGCCGCGGCGGCAGAGGTAGAGGGCGCGGGCGAAGGCGGCGTCGCCGTGGGTCCCGCGGCCCAGCACCACCTGCTCGATCACCGGCTGCGTCGCCCGGGCATGCTCGCCCAGCGCCTCCGGCTCCACCGGCACGGCCCGCCACCCCAGGACCGCCAGGCCCTCCGCGCTGGCGGCGGCCTCCACGGCGGCCCGGGCCGCGTCGGTGCCCCGGGGCGGGAGGAAGAGCATGCCCACGGCGAGGTCCTGGTCCGGGATCCCCTCCAGCCGCAGGTCACGGCGCAGGAGGCGGTAGGGGAGCTGGGTGAGGACACCGGCGCCGTCCCCCGACTTCCCGTCGGCGGAGACCGCGCCGCGGTGGCTCATCCGGGCCACCGCTCGCAGCGCCGCGCCGAGGACCTCGTGCCGCGGGCCGTCCAGGCGGGCCACGAACCCCACGCCGCAGGCGTCGTGCTCGCGCAGCAGCGCTCTCACCTCCCCACAAAGGCGAAGCCCGAGGCCGTCCCAGCGTCCAGGTCCTGACGTGGGACCTCCTCGGGCTGCCGACGCGGTGCAACGGGTATGTCGGGGCGCGCCGAAGCGCGCGCTTTCGCAGATTGCTACACCGTCAGCGCGGATCTGTCAAGGGCGCGACGGCGAAACGTTCGGATTTTCCCCTGCGAGATTGGAGCCCAGCGCGTTCACTCCACCACCCGGATGACGCTGTCCACGCTCTTCACCACGTCCATGGCGCGCAGCCGGGCCACCACCCGGCGCACCGCCGCCTCCCGCGCCTCGTGGGTGAGGA
This DNA window, taken from Armatimonadota bacterium, encodes the following:
- the gltB gene encoding glutamate synthase large subunit, whose product is MRALLREHDACGVGFVARLDGPRHEVLGAALRAVARMSHRGAVSADGKSGDGAGVLTQLPYRLLRRDLRLEGIPDQDLAVGMLFLPPRGTDAARAAVEAAASAEGLAVLGWRAVPVEPEALGEHARATQPVIEQVVLGRGTHGDAAFARALYLCRRGIERRWREAGVDGYVVSLSHRTLVYKGLFVSPQLPRFYPDLTDPCYETALAVFHQRYSTNTFPSWRLAQPFRYLAHNGEINTLQGNVLWTRAREATLRTAPPWRERWADLVPLLTDGASDSAHLDGVLELLVLSGLGLLRALAMLVPQAWELVEDLDPHLRAFYAYHACLTEPWDGPAALAVSDGALVAGALDRNGLRPARYTVTADGLVVLASEAGVLEVEPERVLEKGRLGPGQVLAVDTARGRVLHDDAVKGALAREHPYLRWIAPLGRLPEPRACGPAPAPSQRLRRLQRLFGYTVEDVEWVLRPMATEGKDPVFSMGDDTPPAVLAQRPRLLYAYFRQRFAQVTNPPIDPLRERSVMALATLLGPRGGWLGDGPREGLMALDSPLLEPAQLAWLRREAPCGVASLEACFRPAAQPLGAALDDLCAAAVRAVTAGAGILVVSDAAVDAERVPIPMLLAVAAVHHRLVDAGLRMRTSLVAETGEARDIHQIAALLGYGTQAVCPYLAFATVASVPDGAAAYRRAVEAGLLKIMAKMGISTMLGYQGAQVFEAVGVDPALVERYFPGTPARLGGLGLDDLAAETVARHAQAFAPGGEALEDVGLVRFRRTGEYHAFNPYVVKRLHQAARTGDRAAFAAFSRLVDGRPPAALRDLLAFVERPPVPLEEVEPAEAIVRRFVTAAMSHGALSREAHEAIAIAANRIGARCNSGEGGEDPARYRPRPDGESANSTVKQIASARFGVTPAYVMSAAELEIKMAQGSKPGEGGQLPGHKVSAEIAAIRRAQPGITLISPPPHHDIYSIEDLAQLIYDLKRLHPEARVAVKLVAEAGVGTVAAGVAKGFADTVHISGHDGGTGASPLDSIKHAGVPWELGLAETQRLLVENGLRGRVRLRVDGGLKTGRDVVIAALLGADEFAFGSSVVVALGCVMTRECHLNTCPVGVATQREDLRRKFTGTPERVAAYLLGVAEEVRGHLAALGARTLDEVIGRVEWLRPAPRDHPRAARVDLRELLTPPAAPGPRRCVQPRNVRAEPAGLDDRLLARVWPRVQRGETVRAAYPIANTDRTVGARLAGRIAWELGEHALPEGQVRLTFRGSAGQSFGAFCVGGLQLVLEGEANDYVGKGMCGGEIVLRPPRRLRGASHTHVIAGNTVLYGATGGRLFAAGRAGERFAVRNSGAVAVVEGVGDHGCEYMTGGLVVVLGRVGRNFGAGMTGGWAVVLDETGTLARHCHPDVVVAEPAVDDLRAVRWLLYLHRVRTGSTRAAALLAGWPRWCRILRVVRPRGVAAARSAGTSMAAPAPLLEGQVAAP
- the amt gene encoding ammonium transporter, giving the protein MARTWQWTVAAALAVTVVLLLAGGVLAADPAGTATIKRDPQAAVNFTWTLVAAFLVFFMQAGFALLGAGLIRSKNTVNYLTKSYMDFCMAALSFWAFGFALMFGGSKLAPGLDLGNRLVGLSGFFLTGQGYDVTTAMLWFFQMVFAATAATIVAGAVAERMRITAYLAYSFLIGALIYPVYGHWVWSGGWLAALPWGAGAKDFAGSGVVHAVGGLVALAGAAMVGPRTGKFNPDGTPNVIPGHNTVYVVLGAFILFFGWFGFNPGSTLMATELRIAVIAVNTLLAGAAGAVAALYAGLVRTGKADIVLACNGSLAGLVGITAGCAYVAPWAAVVIGAVAPFVMMATSSIVERRLHVDDPVGAVGVHAGGGLWGLLAVGLFADGTYGGVRGLITGAWGQLAAQLISMVAVTAWALGTGFLMFWLLRVTMGLRASREEELAGLDVPEHGIEAYPEAPPARPAVGWGSAAAVGGT